TGAACACGATGTAGGCCTCGCTGGTGAGCCCGTAGATCGCCGGGATGGAGTCCACCGCGAAGACGACGTCGATGAGGCTGATCGCGACGATGGTGAGCAGCATCGGAGTGACGAACCGGCGGCCGTCCTTCTTCACCGTGAGGCGGTCGCGGTTGTACTCGTCGGTCACCGGGAGGTGGCGGCGGACGAACCGCATCAGGCGGTTGTCGGAGGGGTCGGAGTCATGCGATCCGAACGCCTGGCGCCAGGCCAGGAAGAGCAGCAGCGCGCCGAAGAGGTAGAACACCCACGAGTAGTTGTCGATGAGCGTCGCGCCGACGGCGATGAAGGCGCCGCGCAGGATGAGCGCGATGATGATGCCGATCATCAGCACCTTCTGCTGGTAGGCCTTCGGCACCGCGAAGGCCGACATCACGAGCAGGAAGACGAACAGGTTGTCGACCGACAGCACCTTCTCGGTGAGGTAGCCGGCGAAGTACTCGCCGCCGTAGGTCCAGCCGGACACCATGCCGATGCCGACACCGAACAGCAGAGCCAGGCCGATGTAGAAGGCGGACCAGCGCGCCGACTCGCCGATGCTCGGCTCATGCGGCTTGCGGACATGCGCGAAGAACTCGTAGACGAAGAACGCGATCGTGATCGCGATCGTGATGATCCAGATGAGCGGGGTGACCTGCACCGGGACTCCAAGGGGGTAGGCGGAACGTCTGCCCAAGGTCTCCTCCGCCCCGACGAGGTCGGGACCAGTGGCCCGGGATGCGATGGCGCATCCGTATTGACGGGCTCAGTGCGAAGCGGGAGTACTCCCCTTGTGTCCTCCGATCCTATCGGCGCCGAGCCTGGTGAGACTCTGGGAATCCGGTTGGAGCCGCGCTCACAGGTCGAGCCCGGTGTGCTCGCGCAACGCATCCACGAGCCGGTCCTGGAAGCCCTCGTCTCCGACGGAGGGATGCGGTCGCTGCTGCCGCTGGTGGTGCCAGTACGCCGAGGTCCGGGTCGCCGGATCCTCCCCCTCGGCCAGCCAGACCTGCGTGCGGTGGCCGAGTTGGAGGTCGTCCGGGGCGCCGCGGCCGCCCATGCGCGTCGGCACCCAGCCGGGGTCGACCGCGTTGCTGAAGACCCCGGGGCGAAGCCGGGGGAGCGCTGCCGCGAGTGTCGTGACCAGCAGTTTGCTGTCGGAGTAGGAGGCCGTCGTTGTGAGCCCGTCCCAGTCGAGGCCGTCGAGCCGGGGATGCCCTCCCCGGTGCATCCCGCTGCTCAGGTAGACCACGCGCTCGGCGGGCACGAGGGCCGTCAGCACATAGGGCGCCACGACGTTGACGGGCAGGATGCCGCGACCGTCGATCACGCCCGCATTGTGGATGACGGCATCCACCCCGCCCGCCTCGGCCACCGCGGCGGCCAGCGCGCGCACCTCCGACGGGTCGGACAGCTCGGCTGGGATGATCACGGCCTGCTCGCCGAGCACCCGCCGCAGGTCGCCTGCGCGCTCGAGGCTCCGCGCGTGGCCGAGGACGGTGTGCCCGTCCTCGGCCAGTTCGCGGGCCGCTCCGAGCCCCAGTCCGCTTCCCGCGCCGGTCACCAGAACCCTCGCCATGCTGAGCCCCCTCCGTCACCGTTCAGGCTACGACGACCGCCCCCACCGCTTCCAGGATCATCTCCGCGACCGGGCCGGGCTGCGACACGCTGAGCGCGTGCGATCCGCCCGGGACCTCGCGCACGCCACGCGCCTGCGCCCGCTCGGCCCCCGCGCGGTGCTCGGCGACCGGGATGTTGAGGTCGGCGTCGCTGAAGACGCACCAGGTCGGCACGGTCTTCCAGGCGGGCGTCGCGGCGGCGAGACCCTCGGTGAGGGCCGCCTGGGTCACCGGGCGCTGGGTGGCCGCCATCAGCGCGGCGGTGCGCTCGTCCACATCGGCGGCGAACTGGTGGTGGAAGGCGTCGGGACGGATGACGAGGTCGACGTTCCCATCGGAGAGCGGATGCGGCTCCAGCGCGTCCGCGAGGGTGCTGCCCGGGAACTCCGTGGACAGGTCGAATGCGGTCTTCCCGTGCTCCGGCACGAACGCGTTCACGTAGACGAGGCCGACGACGGATTCGTTCTCCGCGCCGGCCTCCGAGATGACGAGGCCGCCGTAGGAGTGACCCACGAGGACCACCGGGCCGCCGACCCCGGCGATCACGTCTCGGACGTACGCGGCGTCTCGCGCCAGGCCGCGAAGCGGGTTGGCCGCGGCGATGACACGGACCGACTGCTCATGCAGCCGCTCGATGACGCCGTTCCAGCTCGAGGAGTCGGCGAAGGCGCCGTGCACCAGCACGACGGTGGGTTTCTGGTCGGTCATGGGGATGTCCTTTCCGGTTGGAGACGCCACTCGCGGCGCCTGCAGCTAGGACCGGATGGCCGTCCCGGGCGTGACAGACGCGCACGGATCAGGACCATTCGGTGAGCTTGGCCGGGTTGGCCACGACCCAGACGTGGTCGACCGCCCCCGGTCTGCCGCTCAGCGCGACGACCGCGACGGCCCGGCCGGCGCGGAATGCCAGGAGTCCAGGGCCGCCGTTGACCGCACGCAACTCCAACCGCAGGGATGCCGGGTCGCCGAGCGTGCGGCGCAGCAGGGTCAGCGCCGCCGCGATCCCGGGCACGGACGCCGGTGGCCCGCCCGCCCGCTCGCCCGGGCGGCCCTGCTCCTCGCAGCCGGCGCCGGTGTCGACGACGACGCACACGCCGCCCCCGAGCAGCCGTGCGAGCGTCCACGCATCGTCGGCCAGGTAGGCGTCGCGGAATCCCCTGACGAGCGCGGCGCGGCCGCGGTCACGCCGCACCCGCCGCCCGCGTCGTCCCGGGGTGCGCCATCGCCTCATCCGTTCGTCCTCCAGCGTCGTCGCCGGCCGCTCCGCCGACCGCCTCGCCGACCGCGGCCGGTCCGTCCGCCGGTTCCAGGCGGTCCTCGAAGTACACACGCGACAGCGCGGCGCGCACGCGCTCGCTGAGCCGGAGTCGTCCATCCTCGTCGGGTCGCGCCCGGAAGCTGTGCGCGGCGGTGGGGCCGGCGAGGCGGGGGACTTCGTCCGCATCCACGGTGCCGTGCAGCTCGACGTACTCGCCGCCGGGCAGCCGGACGATGCGGCCCGACTCGTACCCGTGCAGCAGGATGTCGCGGTCGCGCTTCTGCAGCGCGAGGCACACCCGCCGGGTGAGGACGACCGCCACGACCGGTCCGAGCACGACGAGCGCCTGATACGAGGCGACCACCGATTCGACCGAGAGATGGAAGTGCGTGGCCACCAGGTCGGCGCTCCCCGCTCCCCACAGCGCCGCATAGAAGACGATCCCCGCGACGCCGACTCCTGTGCGGGTGGGCTCGTTGCGCGGCCGGTCGAGCAGGTTGTGGTCGCGATGGTCGCCGGTGACCCACTCCTCCACGAACGGGTAGACCGCGACGGCGAGCAGGAACAGCCCGACAACGGCGAGCGGGATGAGGATTGCGAGCGTCCAGGTGCGCCCGAGCCACTCGAACTCCCACCCGGGCGGGACCAGGCGCAGGGCGCCGTCGAGGAACCCGGTGTACCAGTCGGGCTGGCTCCCGGCGGAGGCGTCGGCCGGCGACGACGGTCCGTACAGCCACACGGGGCTGACGGTGACGGTCGCGGCGATGAGGACGATCGCCCCGGTCGCGATGGCGAGCAGGCCTCCGGCGCGTGCGGCGAGCTCCGGCAGCACCGGGACGCCGACGATCCGGTCCTCGGTACGGCCCGGGCCGGCGAACTGCGCCGGCTTGGTCACGTAGGCGCTCCGCCACCGGGCGGCCAGCAGCAGCACGAGCAGCACGGGGACCACCGCGACGTGGATCGGGTACAGGTTCTCGATGATCCGCCCGGGGAACTCACCGCCGAACAGCAGGGCCGACAGCCAGGTACCGGCGACGGGGATGCCGAGGACGATCCCTTCGACGATCCGCAGCCCCGTGCCCGAGAGCATGTCGTCGGGGAGTGCGTAGCCGCTCCATCCGCCCAGCAGCGCGACGAGCAGGATGCCGAAGAGCAGCAGCCAGGACAGCCGGCGCGGCCGGCGGAAGGCGCCCGTGAAGAACGAGACCGCGAGTTGCAGCATCACCGCGGCGGGCAGCAGCAGTGCGGCCCAGTGGTGCGCCTGACGCAGTAGCAGTCCGCCCGGGAACTCGAACGAGATCGCGAGGGTCGACCGGAAGGCCTTCGACATCTCCGCGCCCGCGAGCGGGAGGTACGGACCGTCGTAGGTGACGCGGGTGCTCGACGGCGTGTACACGAACATGAGGACGAACCCGGTGACGAACAGCACGACGATGCAGGCGAGCGCGATCACGCCGAACATGCTGGTCCAGTGCAGCGGCACGCGGCGGCTGCGCAGCTCGCCGGCGAGCGCGGCCGCGCGCCGGCCGGCCGACGTTCCGGACAGCACCCGCCCGGCGCGTGCGGTGAACGAGACGCGAGGCCTCCGGTCGACGTTCATCGCGGGCTCCCGGCGGTCTCGGGCTCGGCATCCGCCGGGCGCTCCTGGACCGGCCGCGTCCCGCCGAGGAACGCGCGGCGCGGATGCTGTACCGAGAGCAGCGAGATGATGTCGCGTCCGAAGACGACGGCGCTCGCCCAGACCAGCAGGACCCGCACCTTGCGCTCCCAGGTCGGGATGGCGAGCACGTGGTATCCGCGGTGCATCACCCAGGCGAGGAAGCCGGTGATCACGATCCCGCGCCACTGGAAGATGCCCTTCCCGAGCCCGAGCGTCGCGACCACGCCGAGACTGTGGTGCACGTAGTCCGTGGGCTCCTCGCCGCGCAGCGTCGCCACGATGTTCTTGGCCAGGCGCTTCGCCTGCCGCACGGCGTGCTGCGCGTTGGGGACGGTGAGGGCGCCCTCGATCGGCGACGCCAGATCCGGCACGGCGGCGTCGTCGCCGGCGGCCCAGGCATCCGGGACGATCCCCTCGGGCGTGGCCACGCGCAGGTCCGCGCGGACCGTGACCGAACCCCGCGCGGTCACCGGCAGGTCGGTGCGGTTGGCGACGACCGGGTTGGCGCCGTTGCCGGCCGTCCACACGAT
This region of Leifsonia sp. fls2-241-R2A-40a genomic DNA includes:
- a CDS encoding TerC family protein, yielding MQVTPLIWIITIAITIAFFVYEFFAHVRKPHEPSIGESARWSAFYIGLALLFGVGIGMVSGWTYGGEYFAGYLTEKVLSVDNLFVFLLVMSAFAVPKAYQQKVLMIGIIIALILRGAFIAVGATLIDNYSWVFYLFGALLLFLAWRQAFGSHDSDPSDNRLMRFVRRHLPVTDEYNRDRLTVKKDGRRFVTPMLLTIVAISLIDVVFAVDSIPAIYGLTSEAYIVFTANAFALMGLRQLFFLIGGLLERLVYLSQGLAVILAFIGVKLVFHALHVNELPFINGGHHVEWIPEIPTWFSLVFIGVTIAVAAAASLLKTRGERRDADEPDSGARGSVTARDPGRSAG
- a CDS encoding SDR family NAD(P)-dependent oxidoreductase; the protein is MARVLVTGAGSGLGLGAARELAEDGHTVLGHARSLERAGDLRRVLGEQAVIIPAELSDPSEVRALAAAVAEAGGVDAVIHNAGVIDGRGILPVNVVAPYVLTALVPAERVVYLSSGMHRGGHPRLDGLDWDGLTTTASYSDSKLLVTTLAAALPRLRPGVFSNAVDPGWVPTRMGGRGAPDDLQLGHRTQVWLAEGEDPATRTSAYWHHQRQQRPHPSVGDEGFQDRLVDALREHTGLDL
- a CDS encoding alpha/beta hydrolase, which produces MTDQKPTVVLVHGAFADSSSWNGVIERLHEQSVRVIAAANPLRGLARDAAYVRDVIAGVGGPVVLVGHSYGGLVISEAGAENESVVGLVYVNAFVPEHGKTAFDLSTEFPGSTLADALEPHPLSDGNVDLVIRPDAFHHQFAADVDERTAALMAATQRPVTQAALTEGLAAATPAWKTVPTWCVFSDADLNIPVAEHRAGAERAQARGVREVPGGSHALSVSQPGPVAEMILEAVGAVVVA
- a CDS encoding cytochrome b N-terminal domain-containing protein encodes the protein MNVDRRPRVSFTARAGRVLSGTSAGRRAAALAGELRSRRVPLHWTSMFGVIALACIVVLFVTGFVLMFVYTPSSTRVTYDGPYLPLAGAEMSKAFRSTLAISFEFPGGLLLRQAHHWAALLLPAAVMLQLAVSFFTGAFRRPRRLSWLLLFGILLVALLGGWSGYALPDDMLSGTGLRIVEGIVLGIPVAGTWLSALLFGGEFPGRIIENLYPIHVAVVPVLLVLLLAARWRSAYVTKPAQFAGPGRTEDRIVGVPVLPELAARAGGLLAIATGAIVLIAATVTVSPVWLYGPSSPADASAGSQPDWYTGFLDGALRLVPPGWEFEWLGRTWTLAILIPLAVVGLFLLAVAVYPFVEEWVTGDHRDHNLLDRPRNEPTRTGVGVAGIVFYAALWGAGSADLVATHFHLSVESVVASYQALVVLGPVVAVVLTRRVCLALQKRDRDILLHGYESGRIVRLPGGEYVELHGTVDADEVPRLAGPTAAHSFRARPDEDGRLRLSERVRAALSRVYFEDRLEPADGPAAVGEAVGGAAGDDAGGRTDEAMAHPGTTRAAGAA